TTTGATTGCAATATTACTTTACAAATGTTACTGAAGCATGTTTAAATACGTAGATAATTCTTATGcactcaaaacaacaacaacgacaataacaacaacaacgacaataacaacaacaacaacaataacaacaacaacaaaacaacaataaaaagctTTGACGTTTATAGAACTTCCTTAAGTCACAGCGTCCTTTCATCTCAATATGTAGCCATTACACCTGACTGCCGTGAGAATTTTTCAGATGACATTTTGCACCCCGCATGTTTATTTAGTGAACAAAAATCTGCTcttctaaaagaaaaaaatagcacTGTTTACCCTAGCATCAAAGCCGTTGCGAGTGTGCGGGGGTTCTAAAGAGTTACGATTGCCATGGTGCACGTGCGTAATGACTCCGCGATATGACTCCGACTATGCGACTCCCGCGTCAAGCTCCTTTGGCGCATGcgcaaaattatttttcttgaaGAAAATCGATTCCAAACCATTATTATTGTGGATAGCGGTGGCGGTGTGATCAATAAGAATTGTTGGAATAAATGGACGTCCATGAACGTTATACCACTATCAACGAGTTGTGATTGCCGCATCTACAGACAACATTGTAACAGTGGACACGCAACTCAAAGAATATCACCTCCTGGAAATGGATTGACGTAACACCATACTGCTAAGCGCAAGAACCTGGTAAGACATACTTTGGTTAATTAGATTTGCTTTTAACTTCAATGACAAGTCACATATGGATGCTTAAATTAATATTCTATAGACTGATTTTCGTTTTTTCGCCAATTCTGTCTTGGCAATACGTCCAAATTAGACTTAAAGCTGTTGTTTTGATAATGGACCATaatgctgctgttgttgtttttgtggatgttttttttctgattttttttcccTCTTCAATTGCGGTCTGCGCCACCTTGCGTTGGCGGTAATCCTGATTACAGAATTCGATGCCAGTGAGAAGGCGGTGTTTTGTCGCGATGGTCATAGATACACCCACGTAACTGCGTACACTGCACGGAGATCAATACAGTCTGTACCTGTGGATGAAGGCTGGTGATTACCAACATTTCTCGTGTGTTAGTTAATAAGGTGGCCATTTAACTTGTTGCTTCGGATGGTCTCCCCAAGGACAACAagttgatttatttttcttcttttattctgtgtgtatgcgtgtgtatttGTGCGAATGTGTGTCTTATTTTAAAGTTAGGATTGCAGATATTCAATCTTAGTtcctgtaattttaattttaaagttaaacgCTGATATTTAGTTGTAGTTAGGCCGACTATTACTATTatctgggttttgtttttgtatctgGTCTAATTTGCAAGTTGTTTGattcaaataaattaattaattttaaaaataattcaaaataatgaTCATAATAATGAAAAGTTCATCATAAAAACAATCTTCGTTACTGCATACGAATCACTGGTTAACATCTTTCCTAGTGAAACagttccaatagctgatgtgtgtgcctaGCACAGTATTTTCCAaagtggcgggatttagctcagtcggttgagtgctcgcctgaagtgcttgcatcgtagtatcgaaccacctcggtggatccatttaactgattggtttttctcgttctaaccagtgcatcacaacctggtcaaaggccaaggtatgtgctttcctgtctatggaagagcatataaaagatcccttttgaaaaatgtagcgggtttcgtctgatgactacagtcaaaatgaccaaatgtttgacatccaacagccgatgattacttaatcgatgtgctctagtagtgtcgttaaacaaaacgaactttaactttaactttaaagaaTGAAATAACAATGAGCTACTAAAACAATGAAAGTATATTTGCattcatgttttaaaactgttaatTTATACACACGTATGTTTTTACCTACAACACTGGCCACTAAAATACGTAGGACCGTAAAACAAAACTATCCAGATTCTGTGCTGAGGATGTCGGTAGACGCATTTAACAAGTATTCTGGTCAAACAGTGGTCTACGTTAATTCTacgtgggttttttattttttttattttttatagtttATCGACATTCATATCCATTAAGCATAAAGACtttaaatacccccccccccccaacaaaacaacaaaaaacaacaaacacagacACCAAATATCCCAACAAAACATCCCCTTCAAAATAAAACACGCCCCCAACCCCaaaccccctaccccccccccccccccccccccacacacagaaACGCAAACTTAGACACCTcctaacaacaaaataacagagAAAACAAAGCCCAACCTAAAACCTCATATCCACACGCCCCCAACAATTGTCGTTTAAATCCTTATTTACAACGGTACTGTTACTCACTATCATATTAAAATAACGATCTCTGAAATatactgacgatcaaaagaacgTATACCGAAACATTTTTATGTCAAATAGCACATTTTACCCAGAAACCTAGTTGAGTATTTAGCGTCCATAGGCCACTGATATTTTgcgcccctcccccctccttcCCCACGCCTCCAAAATCATAATCATAACTCTGCAGTTGACTATGCATTATTGTTGTCCTCTTCAGATAAGGCCCCTCCGAATAAACATTAACCTGTCGTAAATGAACCCCTAAGTAATAACTTTCCCTGAGATATTGTGGAAGAATAGTAAGTCTTACCTGATGGGGAGCACAGTAGCAAAATATAATGACTGATTGAACAACATACTGACAGACAAATTaattcagaggcggatctagggggcaggggcccgcccctcctaaattttgcgacagttataattttattatatattaattttcattttttacgatcccctccaaacctcccacaaagatccattggcattccgcctcatgtcattgcccctccccctcccaaatggattttctggatccgccactgtaatTTATAACCACTTTACATCTTGATTCTACTACTTAGTGGAaacgaaaacaacaaaaacaaaaaacaaaacaaggaaggaatgttttatttaacgatgcattcaagacattttaattagtgaTATAGCGTCAGATaatgagagagtaaacccgctgccgccacgcaatggtttactctttccgattagcagcaaggaatgttttatatacaacatcccacagacagaatagcacataccacggccgttgttacaccagttatgaagcactggctggaacgagaaataactcaatgggcccagCGATTGGGATCGATcataaaccgaccgcgcaccaggcgagcgctttaccactgaactacgtcccatccctaaaatacaaaacaacacacacacacacacacacacacacacacacacacacacacacacacgcacacacacacacacacagacatacacatacacatacaaacacacacacacaactacacacacacacacacacacagccacacacacacagccacacgcacacaaacacacacccaaacacccaaacacacacacacacacacacactacacacacacaactacacacacacacacacacagacacacacacacacaactacacacacacacacacaactacacacacacacacacacacaactacacacactacacagacacacacacactacacagacacacacacactacacacacacacacacacacacacacacacagacacacacacacaactacacacacacacaaccacacacacacacagacacacaaatacacacacacacaggcacacacgcacacacacaactacacacacacagacacaactacacacacacacacacacacacacaaacacacacaaacaaacacacacaaacacacatacacacagacagacacacacaaacacaaacacacacacacacaaacacacaaacacacacagacacacacagacacacacacacacaaacacacacacacacaaacacacacacacacacacacacacacacacacacacacagacagacatacacaaacacacacagacacacacacagacacacacacacacacaaacacacacacacacacacacacacaaacacacacacacacacagacagacaaacacacacaaacacacacacacaaacacaaacacacacacacacacacacacacacacaactacacacacacacacacacacacacacacacacatacacacacacacacacgcacacaaaactACACACATAACTACATATAATACGCCCTCGATGTTTTTTCCAAGATTTTACCCTCCCCTAAAATGTGGCACCCTAGTCGACCtgggctctcatttttgtaaggggcaccgaattaaacgaaaatgcccgaatacTCTGATTTTAACCCTAGTGCTTCACATTTATGgtaattattgtatatatacgtCGTACCAGTGTCCATATCTCGCCAAATGATTATACTTTCAAAGTATAACACTTATActaacttgtgttttgtgtcgTTTGTTTCCCCCATTTCGAAAAACTGATCatcagatatatatttgttagtcGCATGGATAAACTGGTTGCTAATCAGTCGTACCCCGAACTCGGAACCCAGATAAAACGCCGACAAGCAACCCTTTACTAAGCATCTATGTACTATATTACAAGGCTGATGCAAAATGGTAGATTTTCTTTCATTATACAAAGTCAGATGGAATAACCATGGTTACACTGTATCCTCAGCATCTAAGACCAATTATCAGCATGAAGATTGTGCAGTCTTGTTACCGGTGTTGACAGGAAACCACTAAGTGCATTAGTCTTAAAAGACGGCAAATATTCCCTgggcaaatgtttgacagcggATGGAATAGCGGATCGACTGCAGCAACTATTGACTGAGGAAATCAGTTTGGTTAATTGGTCTCTTTGACACTGAATTAGTGGAACAGATGGCCATGGTCAAAATGACGTTCCCAGCTGAGAGGAAATCAAGTGGTTGAGAACAAGCGAGACTATGTAATGTGCATTACTGCCAAACCTGTTTACAGGGCCACTTGTCTTTAAATAACGTTCCCAGCTGAGAGGAAATCAAGTGGTTGAGAACAAGCGAGGCTATGTAATGTGCATTACTGCCAAACCTGTTTACAGGGCCACTTGTCTTTAAATGACGTTCCCAGCTCAGAGGAAATCAAGTGATTGAGAACAAGCGAGACTATGTAATGTGCATTACTGCCAAACCTGTTTACAGGGTCACTTGTCTTTAAATGACATTCCCAGCTCAGAGGAAATCAAGTGGTTGAGAACAAGCGAGGCTATGTAATGTGCATTACTGCCAAACCTGTTTACAGGGCCACttgtctttaaagggacagaccctagtttttaaacactaaggcatacccccccccccacctaaaccctagtttcaacccgtaaaaaaggacactaagtttggttaatttacaaacctgtaactaagttggatacaacagagtgaaacaagagtctgtgacgttgaaatacccttaaaaatatactaacaattattaataataagatGGTGCGTTTTCACTGGAGTGCAACATATATTGATTGGTCGTATGTAAATGCTTATAGCAGCTTGTTCTGTATAGGAAAAACAAAGTAATATttggaacaattttttttaattgtattagtaattgaaataaacaatactagcaataatgtcaatctaattaaaattagctccactattacatgtggatctaacagcagccagttggagctcatgtccaccaatcaaaaccttacttgcagaatcatgctagtgatttgaacataatttgaaaatattccgaattatcctgagggtatacgatatgtttcatgtgcattacaaatgccttatttagaccagtagaactaattttaatcggattgctaacaacactgcgtagtctccaatgtccaggtaacatttcgtctgtaaataataatttaaatattgaccaatcacacttcgccttttataacgttatttgggagcatacaaattctaaaaatatcgggcgagtctattataatggccgcagtacagcgaaccataccaataagTACGGGAttggttatcagtcttcaattttacattaaaaattatttatttatttattaaaaaaacacctaaatcagtcttcagttttacattacaaattatttattttataaaataaaacatgttttaaggcattcgtaattcacacgaaacatgtcgtataccctcaggataattcggaatgttttcaaattatttttaaatcactggcatgattctgcaagtaaggttttgattggtgaacatgagctccaactggctgctgttagatccacatgtaatagtggagctaattttaattagattggcaataatataaaaacagaagaaaaaactgTCGTAAAAATGCATATCCAAATTCAAGTTGACAATGCTTTATTGGAAATCACGATGGCCTCGAACACTACAGTTTGTCATAACTTATGGTATTATgataattgtatttttgtagCCGAGTTTTCCTTTAATCCTTGCTATTCAAGTTTTTAACACATGGTATTTTGTCtgaatttaatagtttaaaattgGAAACGCGACGTTAAAATATGAAATGGTTATTAGTATACTGCTATgcagcattttgttttcatcgaTTGAAGTTCTTACCGGGTTTAAGTTTGTCACAAATTGTACCATATAAGTCGGCTTTTGCCGTATTCttttaggggtgggacgtaacccagttgtaaagtgctcgcttgatgcgcgcggtcgatctgggatcgatccccgtcggtgagcccattgagctatttctcgctccggccagtgcaccacgattggtatatcaaaggctaggtatgtgttatcctgtctatgggctggtgcatataaaagatctcttgctactaatggaaaaatgtagcgggtttcctctctaagactataattcaaaattaccaaaacaaccgatgattaataaatcaatgtgctctagtggtgtcattaaagcacactttaaaacaaacttttaaattcttttaatataggggcaggatttagctcagtcggttgagtgctcgcttggggtgcttgtgtcacaggattgaaccacctttTTTCCTGTCCGtgcgaaagtgcatatgaaagatccgttgctgcgttaggaaaaatttagcgggtttcctcttgatgactacgtgtcagaattaccaaatgtttgacatccaatagtcgattattaattaatcaatgtgctccagtggtgtcgttaaacaaaaacaaactttaacttttaaaatatctagCTGGACATGACCTACTtctatatgtgtctgtgttaagTTTAGAGAAAACTGTATATTgactaatataataaataaataaacaaataaaataaaccttgCTTTGATAACGAACATTTTCACGTTGATGGTTATTCCTTTgcaccataataataatacatcagCTGTTAGTAAATGGATCTGATTTTCCAATCAGTTATATAGATTTAGACTTCAACGATACTAAATTATGTACAAGTAGTCGCGATTAACCGTGGGTTGTCTCAGATAATAGTGACGTTAAACGAATGCTCGCGCAAGGCTTTTAGTCTGGTATGCATATTATATTCAACGATACGACACAAATGACACATCGTATAGCTCCAGTGGATAATTCAATATTTACCGTATAGGCTTATAGAACCtacacattattttaaatgattgtgggttttttttaggcaAATCACTTCTGGGTGGAGGCAGGAGAaggggcggatccagaattGTGTAATAGGGGTGATCACAAAGTTCTAAAAAGAGCAGTGTGAATGTATCGATCTTGAAATATAGATGTTTTCGGGGCAATTTAGTGGTGCAGATTGTGGATGacgaattataaaaaaaagtaatttaaaatggaACTTCAAACGGGCGGGGTTGGCTGGAGGTCGCAAGACTCCTGTTACCCCCACCTCGGATCCGCCAATTGGGAGACAtcgtgttattattattattattattattatttgtttatgcCTAATGTGTCTGCTTCAAGTTTTTGTCTAAGATGCATGCatactttgttaaataaaagttaTGTGTGGTAGGTATGCTAAACATTGTGCCTCTCATCCTTCCCATATGATGAATTCTGAAACAACCATAAACTATGTTTACTTCTTTTTCGCAAAATCCCTCACTCTTCGTGGTTTCACTGGTTCACACAATTGTTCGACTGACAACCCCGATGAAGCGGCGAATACAAATAACACGTAGTAGTATGTGATCTCTAGACAACGAACTTTGTACAGCGAACCCGAGACAATGCATCCATCGATTGATCCGTTCACCCGTCAGTCCATCGATCTGACTCTTTATAAAGACCTATCCGGAAGTCAAGTTACTGTTTAGTCACAATCTGTCATGCAATCAGACAAAACCAATTATCTGACTTTATTCATCTTCTGGCAGATACAGATGACACCGCCACCCAGATTAATCAgataataccggcctcggtggcgtcgtggttaggccatcggtcaacaggctggtaggtattgggttcggatcccagtcgagacatgggatttttaatccaaataccgattccaaaccctgagtgagtgatccgcaaggctcaatgggtaggtgtaaaccacttgcaccgaccagtgatccataactggttcaacaaaggccatggtttgtgctatcctgcctgtgaaaagcgcaaataaaagatcccttactgctaatcggaaagagtagcccatgaagtggcgacagcgggtttcctctcaaaatctgtgtggtccttaaccatatattatgtctgacaccatataaccgtaaataaaatgtgttgagtgcgtcgttaaataaaacgtttctttctttaatCATATAAAAACtggacatatatatttttttgtgccTTTTGTATTTAATCTTGCAAGCATTTTAGATAACAAGAAACTCTAATATTAATGTAAGATGTTTTGGATTTGGtaaaatcatttttgttttaaatatacagaaaatacGATTTCATAAACTCAAGAATTCTCCTTGGCATCCAGTTTTTGTTGGGTTCGAGTTTTACCCTTCCCGTGTCCCTGTTTATGACATTGCTGTATCTACTACCGATCCATTCAGCATtttttgtcatatagtcttagatccAAGTCCATTTCCTATGATATACTAGCAGGGATGCACTGGCAATATCTACATCAACCGGTGTTCCTAGATAATCACCCCTCTATGACTATAAAGACAAGAGGATGGATCCTCGTTGGGGGGATTGACATCAAAACTGGAATATACCTAAAAGCATGAATTATCATTTCAGATGGACAGTGTAAACCTTATATGTTTACTGTTGTTTGCCTGCGAGACATTACGATgatcaaaacaaacagaaagttTGCATATAAACACACGACTCTTCACCTAGAACCATTGCCGTAATATGTTACTTTTGTTTGATGCCTAGATTACCCCTACCTGATATACTACAGTCCaacccatcattctattaaaattctattaatttcagtttggtttgacgtattTAATCTTGCAAGCATTTAGATAATAAGAAACCCTAATATTAATGTATGATCTTTTGGATTtggaagaaaagtaaaagtgttttggaaataacaaagaaatacaatttgtgtgtacaagttacaaatcaatcggctcggtaataaataacttgtagtaaattacagaGTATGAAAAAATAcgatccctgtgggacggactatagtgtAGCTAACCTTTCAAAATAGTTTGATTCTGTATTTTGTGCTTTCTGacttattaaatgttttctaataatactgtttaaagaaataaaactgtACTCTGGTGCTATATTAACAGTTTACTATCTATATTTAATCTTCAGGTATGGCACTAGCAGTATAGCTGGCGACACGGTTTCAATCGAAAAGGATAACTGTCGTCATGTCCGGTGATCCCAGAGATGACGAGAAGCGCCTGATCCAGGGCGACGACCAGAAGCAGGCGGCGGAAGAACGTCACCAGACGAGACGCAAGAGCAGCAGCGCCAGTAGCAGACGACACAGCAAAGGACGCATCGCCCAGGAAACCGAGAAGCCACACGAGAAGCGAAAGCGCAGCTGCCCGGACTACTTCGGCGTCAAGTCGTACCTGCACAACTTCTACGACGCGTCGGTGTACAAAGACCCGCTCATCTACGAGGATGACGACGACCTCAGGTACCTGCTGCACGCGAACCCCAGGAGACGACGCTGTCCGCCTATCTGGTGGAAGATCTTCTTGTGGGTCGGCGTCAACTTGCTGCTGTTCGGAGTGATCGGCATTCTGGTCGGCTACCTGGTCCCGCCGAAACACGCCTTCGAGCAGGTGGACCAGGTGCACGCGTTCGTGGACAGGAGCGCCGAGGCGTTCAACACGACTCTCAACATGTGCAAGCTGATCGGGCTGATCCTGTTCTGCGTGGGCGGCCTCACCCTGGCCATGTCGCTGCTCTTCCCTAGCTTCCTGAGCCACTACTGCGAGGAGGACCCACGAGACGAGAGCATCAAGGTGCCGCTGAGGAGCGACGAGAAACCGCCGCTGAGTCCTATCGAGATGACCATCCCAGCCTCCAGCAAGGTGAGGAACGTCCAGCCGGCCAGGAAGCACCCCCAGGCCATGATGACCGAGCAGGGCACGGTGCCCGTAAGGACGCACTAGACGTAAAACTGGAGGCAAATGCAGCtcaacagtttttgtttttgctaggAACATGGAGACAAAGGTGGATGGTCTATGTCCTCTGGAACACAGGTGGATTGTCTATGTCATTTAGGACACGGATGGATTTATATGTCCTCTGAGACACAGGTGGATTGTCTATGTCCTCTGGGACACAGACAGATTGTCTATGTCGTCTGAGACACAGATGGAATGTCTATGTCCTCTGGGACACCGATGGATTGTCTATGTCCTCTGGGACACAGGTGGATTGTCTATGTTCTCTGGAACACAGGTGAGGTGGCTTGTCTATGTCCTCTGGGACACAGGTGGATTGTCTATGTCATATGGGACACAGATAGAATGTCTATGTCCTCTGGGACACAGATGGAAAGTCTGTGTCCTTTCGAGAGCTCTAGCCTATCACAGGTAAACGAGTACTTGTTTGTTGTGGACTATTTTGTGCGTGCTAGTGCTATAACTTAATTTGTGTTTGTCGATATATCAGAAGTCGGTGAGATGTTTTGCCTCATCCACAAGCCTTGGcatgaatattaaaatataaaattttacaaataaCATTTAGCTGTAAAGAAGAAACTTTCGAATGTTTAAAGGCAGGGTCACACGAGAGGTGAAATAATAAATATCCTAATCAAATTATTGCTTGGAAACATACAACTAATTTGTGTGGAAGTAGTTTATTCAAGCAATTCCACAGTCGCCATATCCCATAATTGGATATTGGTATTgatataattgaattatgactACGTAGACATACAtcagaaaatatatacatgtgtactcgTATTCGATCAGTTTTAGCTAAGatcaagttatttaaaatgtttgcgaAACGGTTTATTGTAATGATTGTTAGCTGAAGTGAAACACGCGAAAAGAATACATTTAAAAGCACTTAATCAATGCGAATCTGTCTTTAGTAATGTCATACGGCCCGTGCAACCATGTGACCTGTGCGACCTTGTGACCTGTGCGACCTTGCCTTTAAACACTTTTGTTTTCCTAAATGCTAAGTGTCGACGAATGTGTGAATGGATGCTTTATCAACATATCGTGTTAAGTTTTGATGACTTATCAGTGTCACctaattaaacaataatataactCCCTAACAAAATTGACATTTCCCATACATAGTGCGAAATGCTGgaagtttaaattttattttaaaaaataatttactttttcTTTGCACAAGTCCAGCTGTACCAGACAAACACTGATCGCAtattttgattggttgtttggaacgagaaacaattTCTACTGAGAGGGATCGACCCTGCTATCCTGCTCTACGTCAATCTGATATAAATCCAGCTACAAATGCCATTAACTTACGAGATTTTTTATCAAGTGGTATGGGTATCAAAACACATCTATATTAGACCTTAAACTCGAAGGAACCCCAAgtaagatattttaaatgtttagctTCAAAACTTGTTATTATTGTCACTTGGGGCCTTTTTGGGCCCTTAAATGGAATTACCAGATGAAAAACAaagatattatattttgaaCCCACCCTCGCTAAAAACTTCTTTTCGTATTTTTCGTCAGTCGGTATGAATGTGTAACCAAATAAATGATACATTGTGGATAACAATCAGCAGTATGtcagatatatatatcatcatatTGGTGCTGTaaacttgtttttcttttatttgtagTAGACTAACATCGTGTCTTTTTATGATCAACAGTAATTGCTTCTTCCACTGTCCTCATAACTATAATGTTCAAGTGTAGTACAGGACATTACACACGTTTATagtaaaatattccttttcaaGGGGATAGGACAGAACCTACTGTTTTAACCAGTGTTAACTGGTTtggaaatgaaagaaaatgcAGAATTTGCATTATGATTAATACGTTAAGacagtatgtattatatatatatatatatataatgctttgtaaattattttcaaaagcaacaacaaaaacaaaaacaaataaaaacaacatagcagctatataaaatgtaaaaatggttgtgaattaaaataattgtttcgcCTGTATTGTGTATATTGTTAAACAGTAGGTTTATTGTATTTGTGACATATATTTACCAATTCAAATGTcggtgttttaaaacaattaaatataattgttaAATGTCCTTGTTCCTCTTGCAACAATGT
The sequence above is drawn from the Gigantopelta aegis isolate Gae_Host chromosome 6, Gae_host_genome, whole genome shotgun sequence genome and encodes:
- the LOC121376500 gene encoding neurensin-1-like, which codes for MSGDPRDDEKRLIQGDDQKQAAEERHQTRRKSSSASSRRHSKGRIAQETEKPHEKRKRSCPDYFGVKSYLHNFYDASVYKDPLIYEDDDDLRYLLHANPRRRRCPPIWWKIFLWVGVNLLLFGVIGILVGYLVPPKHAFEQVDQVHAFVDRSAEAFNTTLNMCKLIGLILFCVGGLTLAMSLLFPSFLSHYCEEDPRDESIKVPLRSDEKPPLSPIEMTIPASSKVRNVQPARKHPQAMMTEQGTVPVRTH